The following is a genomic window from Sulfitobacter pontiacus.
TCCTTCATTTTTAACTTTGCGTAGCTCAGAAAGGATAGCTGCCAAAGCCAAGAAAATAATGCTGAATGCCGTGACTGCTATGTCAGTATCAAGGTTTCTGCTTCCACCAGTATATTGAATCGCAGTGGTATCATCTGCGAATAGTTTAAGGGCGATGCTAGCGGCTGATATGCTGAGCCCAAAGTAACCAAATACACGCAATACTAACAGCACTTCTTAAGCCCTCCAATCAATATGATCACGGTAAATTACTCGCTTATTTTTTGCCGAAAGAGCAGGGGGACACTAATAACCTGTGCGACGCAATATCAGTCATTCTGATTTATACTATTCCATCTGTGATAGCTGCTTTTACAGTCAAAACACCTATGACGAACAGACCGATAGTGGAAACGGCCACCCCTAGTGCAACAACATGGATAATCCGCTTTGCTATTGCTAAGCGAGGTTCACTAGCGGTGTCCCTTGCATTAAAAGTTGCTGCAGCGGCGTAGTTTGTGAAGTACGCCAATGCGATACCGACTACCCCCAACGCGGCACCAAAGGCAAAATAAGCGATCGCATCAGCTACGCCAACGATTGCGACTGAATAATTCATTTCTGCTTTGGCTATAGAGGCTACAAAGCCGAGCACTGCCACAGCTGCGCCCCCATTGATCAAGATTGCGCTTCTCAAAAACAAGTTCGCGGTATCAATGACCTTTTCGTTCATATGCTTGAACATTTGAACGTACATGTCTGAATCTTGGCTCATCAAAACCCCCAAATGGAATAAGCATCTAAATGCACAGTTGCTTTGAAACAGTACAGCTTACAATCTTTTTTTGGAAATCGAGTAGAGCAGGGGGTTTGCGATAAGATGCTGGCTAAAAATCTTCGTCTATTACTGGAAAAAATAACGCTGTTGAACTGGCAATGCGTTCAAAGGTGTTGAGCCATTAACCAAGCATAATCTTTTTGTAGGTCAAGTGGCAGTACACCCCGTCTAGGATGCCTGCATCCACCCCAAGGGGCGAAAAATACATCGTTCCAAGCGAGGATAGTCTGCTGAGATGGATCTACGACAAAGCGTGTGGGTCGTAACAAGCCGCAAGCGTCTAAATCAGACGAGTTCTGAACAATAAGATCAACGTTTGCCTTCTGAGGAAATTTAACCTTAGTCGTTCCATAGCAAACGCGAACGCCTATTGCACCGGATTTTGCCTGTAAAACTTGCGTTACGAGCAAAGGACGGCAGTCTGGGCTGCCGTCCTTTGGTTTTGTTTCGGGGAAGTACCCAGTAACAATTGAGTAAGCTTGCGGGGGTACTTTAATCCAATCAGGCGACTTCATCGTAAGGGAACTTTAAGCCGTCAACCACTTCCCAACCTTCTTCGCCGAGCTTGCTCTCAATATCAGCCTTCATTTTCCGAACGCTGTCGGCAGAAAATTCGTCGAAATTCATCGCTGCCTCGGGGGGGAAAGCGTTCTCAGCCCATTTCCCGCCGGCTTTTTTGGCTGGTGTTCTGTTCATCTGTACATCTCCGTTAAATCCGACCCGGCTTCTATCGTCCGAACTTCGGTTGATTCTCAGCAGTTTTCCCGCTGAATCCCTATCTGGATAGGGGTTGCGCAGCTTCTATAGCGCGTTTGTGGCGTCTTTGCGTCAGCTAAGCACATATTGTCAACAGCTGTCCATGCATGGGAGTTCCAATACTACACCATCATTGTTGAAAAATAGATAAGCCTTCGACCGTTGTTTGCAAGCAGGTCAGTGATGGGAGAGGCGCTCAGTTTCATCATATACCACAGCCAAAATGTCTGATCATCACCCCCAACCGTTAACTGCGTGAGGACGAAATGGACAAAAAAGTGATCTTTTACCATGCTGCATCAGGGTGTATGCAATCTCTGGTCAGTGTTGCTCTGACCAACTCAATCTTAAGGGAAACTCATGCCAGCTGAAATCACAAAGCTATCCGTCCCAGTCGTCGGAACAAAAGCAGAAGTCCACATCACGCTTGAAGACAAGAAGGGATCTGTCTTTCTAAATCTAGCCGCTGAAGCAGCGGTCACGGAAGAGGAAGTCCGCGAATTAGCCAAAGACGCGCTAAACGAAGCCCTCAAAGCGATATAAATAGTTGCGCGGCACGCACACGGACTACAGCTAGGCAAGAATTTTTCATAAAAAAGGGGCGGTCAGGACCACACCAATGGTCCGAACCGCCCCTTCAAAATAGCATTACTTCACGTCGATCGCACGCAGTCTGACCCAAGCGCGGGCACCTTCCGATTGCCCCAAGTCACAACATCAAACAGGAACTGTGGTGACACACGCTGCGGATTGGGAAGCCCCAAAGCGGCTGCGCAAATCTCCGAACAGAACCATTGGTCAGGGTTGTGGCGACCAAACGCCAGCACCTGTGACAGCATCAAGCCAGCGTAATCATAGCGCGCACCCAAGTGGTCCCTGATGAATTGACAAGGTGCTTCAGCATCCATCGGCAAAAGCACTAAATCCCAGCTTTCTGCAGTCAGAAGAATGCGCTTCTGCCGCACCCCGCCGTCACGACCGGACGCTGAAAGACACATCGAACAATGCCCCGGCAAAGCCGCCCCAGAAATCAACTCAACATGCGAGTAGATGCCGCCGGTCACGCTTCGAATTAATCCATTCTGAAACCGCTGGAAGGCAGTATTGCCGCGCCCCTTGTAGAAGGCCAGCGTGACAGTCACAGCGCGCCGTCAGGGGGTGAAGACTGGAACCCGGCACGCAACTGGTCAAACCATTCAGCGCAGCGCGTTGTACGCATATTCTGACGGGTCAAAGCACGGTCAATCTTCAGCAAGGCCACATCCAACCGGTCACCCTTCTGGACACCAGCCCGCGACAGGGCGCGACAATCTTCAGGTAAAGCTGGCAGGGTTCGTTCAGCGGCGCGCGCGCCTCGATCTGCACCTACAGTATCCAGCCGCGCTTCAGTTTGATCGCAGGCGGCGCAGAAGATCACCATCGACAACGCCTTCAGCATTGATGTCAGTTTCATTTTCGAAAGCCTCCAGTTCTGCGGCAAATCGAAGGGCCTCCCCTTCGGATGCCTGCACCTTTTCCTGCAAGACGCGGTTTGCATTATCTGCCACAGCTGCGCGCCGCCTCATTTCCGCCAGTTCAGCTTCTGCAGCAGCCAGTTCGACCTGCAGCACATAGCCATCACGCGCGCTTTTTACGGCCTGCGATTTATCCGCGACATGCCAAGCCCACACACCGGCACATAAGATGACGGCAAGGCCAACACGGCTGGTCAGCAGCCGCCATCCGAACTTCAATGCAATTGAAATCATTCCCTGCCACCCCATCCGGTTTGGCGACTGACCCACTCCATGCCATGGGCAACGGTAAGGTTGCCAATGACCAAGGGCAGCGCAAGCGTTAGGATAGCCTGTGTTCCCTCAAGAGAACTGCCAGCTGCCTCTTTTGCAGCGGACCACCCAAAAGCGATGGACCACAACAAGAAAACCGCCCACGCCTGTTCACGCTTACCCGACTGACCGCCGATGACAAACTTTCCGAAAAGCTTCAGCATGTCATGCCTCGTTGGTCAGCTTGGCACCACTCGAAGTGATAACCGGCAGGGAACTGAGCCCAGTTTCTGCAGGTGTCGGTGATCCTTCCGGCCAGTGGTATTGTGCGTTGCGTGCGGTCGGGCTGTAGGGATTGATTGAAACCATGTTCCCTTGGTTTCCACCAAGACCCATGATGTTTCCATGGCGGTCACGACCTGCGACAAATGTCATGTGACCACTGCCGGGCCTGCCGGGTCGCTCCATCGACATGACGGCCCCAAGGGCGGGACCATCAAGGCGGGTGCCATACCCATTCCAGCGCCAACCCAATGCGGCCGCACGGTTCTTGCTCACGATAGGCAGACCAGCAGCCTGCACCATCGCGTTCCCGAACCCCGCGCACCATGGCGTTTCATCATCCTTGAACGGTAGCGAAAGACGTTCCCACCACCCCAAAATTTCAGCGTTGTGATGCCGCCCTACAATTTCGCGAAGCCCTAGGTGACTGTACGCCAAACGCAGCCAAACCGGCATAGGGTAGCGCGCGCCATCCGACGCGATATTTGCAGCGACTGGTCGAATTGCCTTACGCAGCGCCATGATGGTCACAGGTCCAACATAATCGCGCGCCCGCAAACCCCTGGACTGTTTGAAAGCGATAGTTGCAGCCGATGTTTTGGGGCCGTCAATGCCGTCGATGCGGCCATGGTAAAACCCGTAACGCTTCAGCAACTTTTGCCGTTCTTTGATGGTCATAGTCATGTCCATTCTCCATAGAAAAAGCCCGCCTAAAAAAAGACGGGCCGGTCAGGTTGAATTGATGTGGATCTGCGCTGGTATTAAAGCAGGCGTAGCAATGGACGCAGAAGGAACTTCAGCGCAACCAACGGGAACAGGTATGGGAACCGCAGGCGGTAACCATTTGGCAGTTTTTCGACCAGCTTGCGCTGTATGTTGTCAGTCCAGCCGTTACCACGGCACCAGACCACAAGGTGTCCACCACCACTCGGCGAACGGCAGTGCCAGAACAGATACTTGAAGGTCACCAGCGCCCACCAGAAGCGCAGCAATGATTGCCGCTCCCACAGCCAGACCAGCGTCAGCGAATAGTCTTCACAGTCGCCGGAAACCGGACCTTCAGCAGCCAAGATGCGCCAACTATCCCCTTCATCGCTGGCATACCTGAAACGCTTATTCAGCGAATTTTGAATTTCATTCATTCGTATCAGCCTCCATTTGGGAAAGAATTGGCACCTCGAAGCACTCTTCTTCAGGGTCAATTGGGTCATCCTTGGCGCTCATACCGGGGCAGCTGACATAGCTTGGGCGAACGCAAAGTTCCGCACCGGGCCGCAGCCGACGCGGTGTTGAAAATTTGAACGGAAGGTTGATGTAGGATGTGCCGACATCCTTAGCCGCGCCCGCGAATGTGATTACGTCATGGACCTCATTGTCTCTAGGATTGCGGTAGTAGTAGTCCACGGTGCCCGGCACTATCTGACAGGCTAAAGCCGCGACCTTCCGCCTGACGCGAATGTTCATCTCGCACGGGACACCATCAATGCAGAAACCGTCGATTGGCCCTGAACGGTCACTGATCTCGAAAATATCTGTTGGAATAGTCAAGCGCCGTATCGCTTCGGTATTCTGCGCAATGGCGCGTGCATTATCCAGCATCAGCTGGCGGTCTTCTTCCCTCTGAAGTAGCGCCTTTTCGGGGTATTCAGACCAAGCCATAATGCCTGACCAGACGTCGGTGGAATAAGCGACAATTCCTGCCGTCACCCCACCCACGAATACACCGATAAACGATTTCCTGAATGCTGAAGGCATATCGCGTCGCCACTTCTGAAGTTCGGTCAGTTTTACTTCTTCAGTCATTCGCCTTCAGCTTCCCTTCAAATGCCGTCCGCAGACCGCCTGATTTTGTGTACGAGTGCTTCACCATTTCAGTAATGAATTCGCGACCATCAACGCCCGGACGGACGCCGAGATACGTGACTGGCTGACCTGCCATCAATCCGGGACGCCCGACGATTGCGCATGATGTCTTGATTAACCCGCGCAACATTTCGCGCGCATAAGCTTCAGCAGCCGCCTGTGCTTCAACCTTGGAACCAAAGGGTTCACGGATTACGTGTTCACCATCAGCTTCCACGTCACCATCAACCGTGACCTCCTGCCGCTTTGCGCTGCCACGGTCCTGATAAAACGCCTTAACCTTGCCAAACCGGTCCACATCGTTTTCTGAAACGCGGCAACTGCCTTCGACGATTGATGTGGGGATGATGACCGTTGCCGCGACAGATGTGCCGTCAGCGGTTTCACCCGCACCCCGCTTCAACCAAAGAAGCGCACCGTTTTTTATCGTGAATAAGGCCCCATGGCGCTTGGCGACACGCTCCAAAAAGTTAAGGTCCGATTCATCTTGCTGGCCAATCCAAGGATAGACGTGACCCGAAACCGCATCTGATATTTTTGGGTCAAGCCCGTACTCACCAGCGATTTCCGTGACAATATCCTTGACTGATGTGTCATCCCAATGCCGCGATTTGCTTGTCTTCA
Proteins encoded in this region:
- a CDS encoding phage late control D family protein; translated protein: MTHPRVLVDIDGVPVSGLFFERLVSLSITDREGIRSDTLEMTFNDAAPHFASPRRGAVATVTILAGSGGGFAGAYIIDRVDHSCLPYTITVGGHSADLRSDMKTSKSRHWDDTSVKDIVTEIAGEYGLDPKISDAVSGHVYPWIGQQDESDLNFLERVAKRHGALFTIKNGALLWLKRGAGETADGTSVAATVIIPTSIVEGSCRVSENDVDRFGKVKAFYQDRGSAKRQEVTVDGDVEADGEHVIREPFGSKVEAQAAAEAYAREMLRGLIKTSCAIVGRPGLMAGQPVTYLGVRPGVDGREFITEMVKHSYTKSGGLRTAFEGKLKAND
- a CDS encoding TIGR02594 family protein is translated as MTMTIKERQKLLKRYGFYHGRIDGIDGPKTSAATIAFKQSRGLRARDYVGPVTIMALRKAIRPVAANIASDGARYPMPVWLRLAYSHLGLREIVGRHHNAEILGWWERLSLPFKDDETPWCAGFGNAMVQAAGLPIVSKNRAAALGWRWNGYGTRLDGPALGAVMSMERPGRPGSGHMTFVAGRDRHGNIMGLGGNQGNMVSINPYSPTARNAQYHWPEGSPTPAETGLSSLPVITSSGAKLTNEA